One candidate division WOR-3 bacterium genomic window carries:
- a CDS encoding glycosyltransferase family 39 protein produces MKKIFITLQIIILILIKILIILKTELTEDEAYYFLWSSNLDLSYFDHPPMVAYLIKISKIFLGDNELGVRFPAFFLGLIFLLILVLIFIEIDKTKILTSIYVSSLILIFSVGGVVITPDTPMALFIILTFYFLLKSEKKPFFLYLAAISYGLSLLSKYVSILILPSIILFFFQKKKLFSKEIFLFLLISLLIFSPCIIWNLMNDFVSFKFQIHHGYGKKEIEFMNTLLYLLDSILVLSFPLSILIYFYGFKGIFNEGINFLTFSFLFPFLFFMISSLKTKAEANWPSISYIFLLIIAVKYLKESKSFYITSFITFVLIFYIHLHTLYPLIKFKKDPTFRMKGWKELAFDVEWFAERYGIKNFAANNYQIASLLSFYMKDKPYVYSLNINSRENQFTIWQKEKKLPDTLLYVGEINEGFKKFFKEIKKIGESESNIRKMDIYLLIK; encoded by the coding sequence ATGAAAAAGATTTTTATAACATTACAGATAATCATTTTAATTCTTATAAAAATTTTAATAATTTTAAAAACAGAACTAACAGAGGATGAGGCTTATTACTTTTTATGGTCCTCTAACTTAGATCTCTCCTACTTTGACCACCCTCCAATGGTTGCATACTTAATTAAAATCTCAAAAATTTTTTTAGGAGATAATGAATTAGGTGTTAGATTTCCAGCATTTTTTTTAGGTCTTATCTTTTTATTGATTTTAGTACTTATATTTATAGAAATTGATAAAACTAAAATTTTAACATCAATCTATGTTTCCTCCCTCATCTTAATATTTTCAGTTGGGGGTGTAGTAATAACTCCTGACACACCTATGGCTTTATTTATAATACTTACCTTTTATTTTCTTTTAAAATCAGAAAAAAAACCTTTTTTTCTTTATTTAGCAGCAATTTCTTATGGACTTTCCCTCTTATCAAAATATGTATCAATCCTCATCTTACCATCAATCATTCTTTTTTTCTTTCAGAAGAAAAAATTATTTTCAAAGGAAATTTTCTTATTCCTTTTAATATCCCTTTTAATATTTTCGCCATGTATAATATGGAATTTAATGAATGATTTTGTTAGCTTCAAATTTCAAATTCATCATGGATACGGAAAAAAAGAAATAGAATTTATGAACACTCTATTATACCTTTTAGATTCTATACTTGTATTATCCTTCCCCCTTTCAATTCTAATATACTTTTATGGTTTTAAAGGTATTTTTAATGAAGGTATAAATTTTTTAACTTTTTCCTTTTTATTTCCCTTTTTATTTTTTATGATTTCTTCACTTAAAACAAAAGCAGAGGCAAACTGGCCAAGTATATCCTATATTTTTCTTTTAATAATTGCTGTAAAATACTTAAAGGAAAGTAAAAGTTTTTATATCACCTCTTTTATAACTTTTGTTTTAATCTTTTACATTCATTTACATACCCTTTATCCTTTGATAAAATTTAAAAAAGATCCCACATTTAGAATGAAAGGATGGAAGGAACTTGCCTTTGATGTGGAATGGTTTGCTGAAAGATATGGAATAAAAAATTTTGCAGCTAATAACTATCAAATAGCTTCCCTTTTATCCTTTTATATGAAAGATAAACCTTATGTTTACTCCCTGAACATAAATTCAAGGGAAAACCAGTTTACAATATGGCAGAAAGAAAAAAAACTTCCGGATACACTTTTATATGTTGGTGAAATAAATGAGGGATTTAAAAAATTTTTTAAAGAAATAAAAAAAATAGGCGAATCAGAAAGTAATATAAGAAAAATGGATATTTATTTACTTATAAAATGA
- a CDS encoding penicillin acylase family protein, with protein MKSKIKKFILNLILLIFFTILFLSGFIYIRIRISLPVRSGEISLKGVKDKIFIYFNEYGIPHIETKYLDDVFFAIGYLHAQDRMFQMDLLRRVSFGELSEIFGEKTFKVDSFFRVLGIKRIAIKSAKNLLPLEKRILESYSKGVNAYIEKRIGMLPIEFLLLNYKPKKWEIEHSIAIGKIISWDLNLSFKGDLFYTELKEKIDTEKIKVFLPFYPLDAPTHIESINEFEKKEDLLKKIKELIPSFTGSNAISISNPPLLENDPHLALTIPPNWYLISVKSDSLNFVGFTVPGIPLPVPGTNWKIAVGVTSLCLDDGDFIKGDLQNVDIIEETIKIKGKDDKKIKVILKEEMPLVDEKNKLFYFWRSSLLSHEILSIFKLYRANNVYEADSALKEFRDPSLNFLICDVDGNLLYKACGWIEKRENPSIFVREEKPEEFIPDSLLPKKINPENGYIASCNNPPERNYKYYISLYFSPSGRARRANELLKNKKEFNYKDLMNLSRDVKDVYAELIGKKILLTLKNIPMDKKEKEIYEKLNNFDYIFTKDKEEPLIFYKLIYKIFENFYKEKLGEKLYKKFLSFSYIPLSVLENNIREGVIEDYYIIKSFRELCKEYKKEKYGKYHIADFKHPFKEIKFIGFLFKLKEIPLDGGLTTINKMGFELQTPYRVPEGPSMRMIIDLKYKNFYYILPPGESGVIFDRNYSDQYELWAKGEYLTLFPFNIRSKLIISP; from the coding sequence ATGAAAAGTAAAATAAAAAAATTTATTTTAAATTTAATTTTACTAATATTCTTTACGATATTATTCCTTTCTGGTTTTATCTATATAAGGATCAGAATATCCCTGCCTGTGAGAAGTGGTGAAATAAGTTTAAAAGGTGTCAAGGACAAAATTTTTATATACTTTAACGAATACGGAATCCCACATATTGAAACAAAATATCTTGATGATGTATTTTTTGCAATAGGTTACCTTCATGCTCAGGATAGAATGTTTCAGATGGATCTTTTAAGAAGGGTAAGTTTTGGGGAACTTTCTGAAATTTTTGGTGAAAAAACCTTTAAGGTTGATTCCTTTTTCAGAGTTCTTGGAATTAAAAGGATTGCAATAAAAAGTGCAAAAAATCTTTTACCCCTTGAAAAAAGAATTCTTGAAAGCTATTCAAAAGGGGTCAATGCCTATATTGAAAAAAGAATAGGAATGTTACCTATTGAGTTTTTACTTTTAAATTATAAACCTAAAAAATGGGAAATTGAACATTCAATAGCAATAGGTAAAATTATATCCTGGGATTTAAACCTTTCTTTCAAAGGTGATCTTTTTTATACAGAATTAAAAGAAAAAATTGACACAGAAAAAATTAAAGTATTTTTACCCTTTTATCCCCTTGATGCACCCACCCATATTGAATCAATTAATGAATTTGAAAAAAAAGAGGATCTTTTAAAAAAAATCAAGGAACTTATTCCATCATTTACGGGCTCAAATGCTATTTCTATTTCAAATCCCCCCTTACTTGAGAATGACCCCCATCTTGCTTTAACAATTCCTCCTAACTGGTATTTAATTTCTGTAAAAAGTGATTCCTTAAATTTTGTTGGTTTTACAGTTCCAGGAATTCCTTTACCTGTTCCTGGAACAAACTGGAAAATTGCAGTAGGTGTTACTTCCCTATGTCTTGATGATGGAGATTTTATAAAAGGAGATTTACAAAATGTAGATATAATTGAAGAAACAATAAAAATAAAGGGAAAGGATGATAAAAAAATAAAGGTTATTTTAAAGGAGGAAATGCCACTTGTTGATGAAAAAAATAAGCTTTTTTATTTCTGGAGAAGTTCTCTTTTATCACATGAAATTTTATCTATCTTTAAGTTATATAGAGCAAATAATGTTTATGAAGCGGACAGTGCCTTAAAAGAGTTCAGGGACCCATCATTAAATTTCCTTATATGTGATGTTGATGGTAATTTGCTTTATAAAGCCTGCGGATGGATAGAAAAAAGGGAAAACCCTTCAATTTTTGTGAGAGAGGAAAAACCTGAGGAATTTATTCCTGATTCCCTTTTACCCAAAAAGATAAATCCTGAAAATGGTTATATAGCATCCTGTAACAATCCACCTGAAAGAAATTATAAATATTACATCTCACTTTATTTTTCACCTTCAGGAAGAGCAAGAAGGGCAAATGAACTTCTTAAAAATAAAAAAGAATTTAATTATAAAGATTTAATGAATTTATCAAGGGATGTAAAGGATGTTTATGCAGAGTTGATAGGTAAAAAGATTCTTCTTACATTAAAAAATATACCTATGGATAAAAAAGAAAAAGAGATTTATGAGAAACTGAATAATTTTGACTATATTTTTACAAAGGATAAAGAAGAACCTCTAATTTTTTATAAACTAATTTACAAAATTTTTGAGAATTTTTATAAGGAAAAACTTGGGGAAAAACTTTATAAAAAATTTTTATCCTTTTCCTATATACCTTTAAGTGTTCTTGAAAATAATATAAGAGAAGGAGTGATAGAAGATTATTACATAATAAAATCCTTCAGAGAATTATGTAAGGAGTATAAAAAAGAAAAATATGGGAAATATCACATAGCAGATTTTAAACATCCTTTCAAGGAAATAAAATTTATTGGATTTCTTTTTAAATTAAAAGAAATACCCCTTGATGGGGGACTGACAACAATTAATAAAATGGGCTTTGAACTTCAAACTCCTTACAGGGTCCCAGAAGGTCCTTCAATGAGAATGATTATAGATTTAAAATATAAAAATTTCTATTACATATTACCTCCAGGAGAAAGTGGAGTTATTTTTGATAGAAACTACAGCGATCAATACGAGCTATGGGCAAAAGGTGAATATTTAACACTTTTCCCATTTAATATAAGAAGTAAACTTATAATATCACCATAA
- a CDS encoding thermonuclease family protein, translated as MIKWEEGKNIIKRFLFLSLFFLLSCALEVEVKEVIDGDTFLTFSGEKVRLIGIDTPEEGRFYYYEAKKALEELIKGKKVKLEFDVVKKDVYERILAYVFVDTIFVNNYMLKNGYSYIYTFPPNIKYILKFRKSLEYAINNKKGMWKMFLDEKDIFIGNAEKMEFHKRNCPQIPEIPSFNRVNFKSSMEALLEGYHPHRLCNPVKFIK; from the coding sequence ATAATAAAATGGGAGGAGGGGAAGAATATAATAAAAAGATTTCTGTTTCTTAGTTTATTTTTTCTTTTATCCTGTGCTCTTGAAGTTGAAGTAAAAGAAGTAATAGATGGGGACACATTTCTCACTTTTTCAGGTGAGAAGGTAAGACTTATAGGAATTGATACACCTGAGGAGGGAAGATTTTATTATTATGAAGCGAAAAAGGCTCTTGAAGAACTTATTAAAGGTAAAAAGGTTAAACTTGAATTTGATGTTGTAAAAAAAGATGTATATGAAAGAATCCTTGCTTATGTTTTTGTTGATACCATATTTGTTAATAACTATATGTTAAAGAATGGTTATTCCTATATTTACACCTTTCCTCCGAATATAAAATATATACTGAAATTTAGAAAGTCCCTTGAATATGCAATAAATAACAAAAAAGGTATGTGGAAAATGTTTCTTGATGAAAAGGATATTTTTATAGGAAATGCAGAAAAAATGGAGTTTCATAAAAGAAACTGTCCTCAAATTCCTGAAATACCTTCCTTTAACAGGGTTAATTTTAAATCTTCTATGGAAGCACTTCTTGAAGGTTATCATCCTCATAGATTATGTAATCCTGTTAAATTTATTAAATGA
- a CDS encoding cobalamin B12-binding domain-containing protein, translating into MKKTKKIRVLIAKPGLDGHDRGAKVVARALKDAGMEVIYTGLHKTAEEIVEAALQEDVDAIGLSILSGAHMTYFPKVLKLMKEKGLDDVLLFGGGIIPEEDKKKLKEMGVGELFGPGTPLKEIIEYIERWVEERDKKKGE; encoded by the coding sequence ATGAAAAAGACAAAAAAAATTAGAGTTTTAATTGCAAAACCAGGACTTGACGGTCACGATAGGGGAGCAAAGGTAGTTGCAAGGGCTTTAAAAGATGCCGGTATGGAAGTTATATATACAGGTCTTCACAAAACTGCTGAGGAGATTGTGGAAGCAGCTCTTCAGGAAGATGTGGATGCCATTGGACTTTCCATACTTTCAGGGGCTCATATGACCTATTTTCCAAAAGTTTTAAAATTAATGAAGGAAAAAGGGCTTGATGATGTTTTGCTTTTTGGTGGTGGGATAATCCCTGAGGAGGATAAGAAGAAATTAAAAGAAATGGGTGTTGGAGAATTATTTGGGCCTGGGACACCTTTAAAAGAGATAATTGAATATATAGAAAGATGGGTAGAGGAGAGAGATAAGAAAAAAGGTGAATAA
- a CDS encoding RidA family protein has product MSLPKPIGPYSLYREAGNLVFLAGQIGIDPEKGEMPETIEGQTEKVLENIKKILESINLKMENVIKTTIFLKDINDFPKVNEIYSKYFKEPYPARTTVEVSSLPKNAKIEIEVIAYRK; this is encoded by the coding sequence ATGAGTTTGCCAAAGCCCATAGGACCCTATTCCTTATACAGGGAAGCAGGGAACTTGGTTTTTCTCGCAGGTCAGATTGGTATTGATCCAGAAAAAGGTGAAATGCCAGAAACTATTGAAGGGCAAACCGAAAAGGTTCTTGAAAACATTAAAAAAATTCTTGAAAGTATAAATTTAAAAATGGAAAATGTTATAAAAACTACAATTTTTCTTAAAGATATTAATGATTTTCCAAAGGTAAATGAAATTTATTCAAAATATTTTAAAGAACCTTATCCTGCAAGAACTACTGTTGAGGTAAGCTCTTTACCAAAAAATGCAAAAATTGAAATTGAAGTTATTGCTTATAGAAAATGA
- the rpmE gene encoding 50S ribosomal protein L31, with product MKPKIHPEYVEAVIECACGNRVETRSTKKFIKVEICSNCHPFFTGKEKLVDTEGRVEKFRRKYGEKTKTVASKMKSRRKKKTS from the coding sequence ATGAAACCAAAAATTCATCCCGAGTATGTGGAAGCAGTGATTGAGTGTGCTTGTGGAAATAGAGTTGAGACCCGTTCTACAAAAAAATTTATTAAAGTTGAAATATGTTCAAATTGTCATCCTTTCTTCACAGGTAAGGAAAAACTTGTTGATACAGAGGGAAGAGTGGAGAAGTTCAGAAGAAAGTATGGAGAAAAAACTAAAACTGTAGCCTCAAAGATGAAATCAAGGAGAAAGAAAAAGACCTCTTAA
- a CDS encoding Crp/Fnr family transcriptional regulator translates to MGKSISLKDVPLFKFLSDREIEIIEKLGISKKYKKGEIIIEEREKGDSIYIINSGEVKVSLFSEDGKEITLTYLKEGDFFGEVGFFGEEERTARVTAIKDTDVTIFHREDLLYNLMKHPEILISIIKEMAERIKKTNEKLSSLVFLDVSGRIARYFIEKAEKEGEKIGEYIFIKENFKIKEIASAIGSSRESVSRIINELKRINVIKLSSKGIFIHQSALKF, encoded by the coding sequence ATGGGAAAATCAATCTCATTAAAAGATGTTCCTCTTTTTAAATTTCTGTCTGATAGGGAAATTGAAATAATAGAGAAACTGGGTATAAGCAAAAAATATAAGAAGGGAGAAATTATTATAGAAGAAAGGGAAAAGGGAGACTCTATTTACATAATCAATTCAGGTGAGGTAAAAGTTTCTCTTTTTTCTGAAGATGGAAAAGAAATTACTTTAACTTATTTAAAAGAAGGTGATTTTTTTGGTGAAGTTGGTTTTTTTGGTGAGGAGGAGAGGACAGCAAGAGTTACTGCTATAAAAGATACAGATGTTACAATTTTTCACAGAGAGGATCTTCTGTATAACTTGATGAAACATCCGGAGATACTCATTTCAATAATAAAAGAAATGGCAGAAAGAATAAAAAAAACAAATGAAAAATTAAGTTCTCTTGTATTTCTTGATGTATCAGGTAGAATTGCAAGGTATTTTATTGAAAAGGCTGAAAAAGAAGGTGAAAAAATAGGAGAATATATTTTTATTAAGGAAAATTTTAAAATAAAAGAAATTGCTTCAGCTATAGGTTCATCAAGAGAAAGTGTATCAAGGATAATAAATGAACTTAAAAGAATAAATGTTATTAAATTATCTTCAAAAGGAATCTTTATCCACCAGAGTGCCCTTAAATTTTAA
- a CDS encoding NUDIX hydrolase: protein MDIISKILFKIFRFFFPSLKTPFLTVDGIVEIYDENNNFKGIVLIERKNPPFGFALPGGFVEYGESPEKAILREIEEEIGVKAEIIRLFGVYGEPDRDPRFHTVTCVYILKTKEKPKASSDAKRVYIFDFNNIPFDKIVFDHGKIIRDYLKFKGTLVDKDSF from the coding sequence ATGGATATAATTTCAAAAATTTTATTTAAAATATTTAGGTTTTTTTTCCCCTCTTTAAAAACACCTTTTTTGACAGTGGATGGTATTGTTGAAATTTATGATGAAAATAATAATTTTAAAGGAATAGTTTTAATTGAAAGAAAAAATCCACCCTTTGGTTTCGCCTTACCGGGTGGTTTTGTTGAATATGGTGAATCACCTGAAAAAGCTATCTTAAGGGAAATTGAAGAGGAAATAGGTGTTAAAGCTGAAATCATAAGACTTTTTGGTGTATACGGTGAGCCAGATAGAGACCCGAGGTTTCACACTGTCACCTGTGTTTATATTTTAAAAACAAAGGAAAAACCCAAAGCCTCCTCTGATGCTAAAAGGGTATATATTTTTGATTTTAATAATATACCCTTTGATAAGATTGTATTTGATCACGGGAAAATTATAAGGGATTATTTAAAATTTAAGGGCACTCTGGTGGATAAAGATTCCTTTTGA
- a CDS encoding DUF4139 domain-containing protein: protein MIFLFLLISYFSEVTFYPEGALITEKREVNLKKGVNTVNLKLLPIVDTLSLKIDFEDGELISTRFEKKVFNKYGDFLKVLQDSLDLINDTIEKLSVKIENLKKAGEFIESFKTSYSEKESKEFLEKEFISSNVINALNVIINKGTEIKNEINKINKKIKDLNFKKEEIQKKLSIYHPIGIEDLTLKVNLNSKIEGKSFLNLEYFLPSKCGYRLIYKINGLPEEKKVEMNLYSRIFQYTGKDFENVYVNLSTLSPRKYIEPVISRWIIGERFTRRKPTFKGMKATPGEVETIESGISEEHLEIEIPVEEKELYTSFEYRFPFKTTIPSDIKGVMLFMKKFEINSDFSYKVIPRSYKFGFLMAKGVLASKEILPRGTGNIFLEEEFIGKKDIGYIYPGDTLLFYFGEDPYVKVSYDLIKSEINKSGLFDKKIKREFGYSVKIKNERKTEIKGILIAEVPVSSDPDIVINNIEFSKKPFKEDKPEGKYYFEFKLKSGETYELQYYFDVIHPPEKQIFGL from the coding sequence ATGATTTTTTTATTTTTATTAATTTCTTATTTTTCTGAAGTCACCTTCTATCCTGAAGGTGCACTTATAACTGAAAAAAGGGAAGTCAATTTGAAAAAGGGGGTCAATACAGTGAATCTGAAACTTTTACCAATTGTGGATACACTATCCCTAAAAATTGACTTTGAGGATGGTGAACTTATAAGTACCCGATTTGAAAAGAAAGTTTTCAATAAATACGGAGATTTTCTAAAAGTTTTACAGGATTCCCTTGATTTAATAAATGATACAATAGAAAAACTTTCTGTTAAAATTGAAAATTTAAAAAAGGCAGGCGAATTTATTGAAAGCTTCAAAACTTCCTATTCAGAAAAGGAATCAAAGGAATTCTTAGAAAAGGAATTTATTTCAAGTAATGTTATAAATGCACTTAATGTAATAATAAATAAAGGAACAGAAATAAAAAATGAAATAAATAAAATTAACAAAAAAATAAAAGACTTAAATTTCAAAAAAGAGGAGATACAGAAAAAGTTATCCATATACCATCCTATTGGAATTGAGGATTTAACATTAAAAGTCAATTTAAATTCAAAAATAGAAGGAAAATCCTTTTTAAACTTAGAATACTTTTTACCCTCAAAATGTGGATACAGATTAATTTATAAAATAAATGGTTTACCTGAAGAAAAAAAAGTTGAAATGAACCTTTACTCAAGAATTTTCCAGTATACAGGAAAAGATTTTGAAAATGTTTATGTAAATCTTTCAACACTTTCTCCTCGTAAATATATTGAACCAGTAATCTCAAGATGGATAATAGGAGAAAGATTTACAAGAAGAAAACCTACTTTTAAGGGAATGAAAGCCACTCCTGGTGAAGTTGAGACTATTGAATCAGGAATAAGTGAAGAACATTTAGAAATCGAAATACCTGTTGAAGAAAAAGAATTATATACATCCTTTGAATATAGGTTTCCTTTTAAAACTACCATACCTTCCGATATAAAGGGAGTTATGTTATTTATGAAAAAATTTGAAATTAATTCAGATTTTTCCTATAAAGTTATACCAAGAAGTTATAAATTTGGATTTTTAATGGCAAAGGGAGTTTTAGCCTCGAAAGAAATTTTACCAAGGGGAACAGGAAATATTTTTTTAGAGGAAGAATTTATAGGTAAAAAGGATATAGGTTATATATATCCCGGTGATACTCTCTTATTTTATTTTGGCGAAGACCCTTATGTTAAGGTAAGTTATGATTTAATAAAGTCAGAAATAAATAAAAGTGGTTTATTTGATAAGAAAATTAAAAGGGAATTTGGATATAGTGTAAAAATAAAAAATGAAAGAAAAACAGAAATTAAAGGAATTTTAATAGCAGAAGTTCCTGTTTCCTCTGATCCTGATATTGTAATAAATAACATAGAATTTTCAAAAAAACCTTTTAAAGAAGATAAACCCGAAGGGAAATATTATTTTGAATTTAAATTAAAATCAGGAGAGACATACGAACTTCAATATTACTTTGATGTTATCCATCCACCTGAAAAACAGATTTTTGGATTATAA
- the alaS gene encoding alanine--tRNA ligase, producing MWTAEKLRVSFLKFFEERGHKIVPSSSLIPEKDPTLLFTTAGMVQFKPFYSGEVPLPFKRATSCQKCLRATDLENVGLTIRHHTFFEMLGNFSFGDYFKKEAIEWAYEFVTKVLNLDKKRMYFSVYIEDEESFKIWKSLGIEEERILKMGKETNFWGPAGKTGACGPSTEIYYDLGENYGCGKSDCKPGCDCDRYLEIWNIVFPQFDMQENGEMLPLKNRGVDTGMGLERVLMILEEKESSYKTELFEKANKKLEKILNRKYEDSKTLFRVILDHTRALTFAIADGAYPSNEGRGYVLRRILRRALRFAYKNGIRESFMYELVPYFSEVYGERYNELKEKREEISVIIKSEEERFLNTIFKNIVYLEKEIEKAFKEDKVLKGDVLFKLYDTYGIPIDFIEEVAKERKLKLDLDGFKEELEKARERAKEKEKFKEIRIDYKVLKEGKSEFTGYHELMTETEILKYGFLNDKIYIVLEKTPFYAEAGGQVGDRGKIKGNDFEINVLDTQYLNEEIVHIGILKGEIKDRRVIAEVDIKRRKGAQRAHTATHILHSTLRRILGDFVKQEGSLVEDDRLRFDFTYPKALDPLLVKEIEDRVNNIIMENKSVKWEFKKFEEAIKEAIALFKEKYGDIVRIVEIEDYSKELCGGTHVKKTGDIGVFKIIKEEAISAGIRRIEALTGFKALEYTRKKEELINKISEILLADEENLLRRIEKLREEIREKEREREKLINKISLSIFDKINIREKNGKKYVIEHFEDLEPDVIRKISDILMEKNKDLSLIFLVSSGEKVFFFSRTGKDSGLDARIFVKKFGEIVKGGGGGNKEKAEGGGKDKSKIKEGLILIEEMI from the coding sequence ATGTGGACAGCTGAAAAATTAAGAGTTTCTTTCTTAAAATTTTTTGAAGAAAGGGGGCATAAAATAGTTCCATCTTCATCTCTTATTCCTGAAAAGGACCCTACCCTTTTATTCACAACAGCAGGAATGGTTCAGTTCAAGCCTTTTTACTCAGGAGAGGTACCTCTGCCCTTTAAAAGAGCAACATCCTGTCAGAAGTGTTTAAGGGCAACAGACCTTGAAAATGTAGGTTTAACAATAAGACACCATACCTTTTTTGAAATGCTTGGTAATTTTTCCTTTGGGGATTATTTTAAAAAGGAAGCAATAGAATGGGCTTATGAATTTGTAACAAAAGTCTTGAACTTAGATAAAAAAAGAATGTATTTTAGCGTTTATATTGAGGATGAAGAAAGTTTTAAAATCTGGAAATCTTTAGGAATAGAAGAAGAAAGAATTTTAAAAATGGGAAAGGAAACAAACTTCTGGGGTCCTGCTGGAAAAACAGGTGCCTGTGGACCATCTACTGAAATTTATTATGACCTTGGAGAAAATTACGGCTGCGGAAAAAGTGACTGTAAACCTGGCTGTGATTGTGATAGATATCTTGAAATATGGAATATAGTTTTTCCACAGTTTGATATGCAGGAAAACGGAGAAATGTTGCCATTAAAAAATAGAGGAGTTGATACAGGAATGGGACTTGAAAGAGTTCTTATGATACTTGAGGAAAAGGAATCATCCTATAAGACTGAACTTTTTGAAAAAGCAAATAAAAAACTTGAAAAAATATTAAACAGAAAATATGAAGATTCAAAAACACTATTTAGGGTTATCTTAGATCATACAAGAGCCTTAACTTTTGCAATTGCAGATGGAGCTTATCCTTCCAATGAGGGGAGAGGTTATGTTTTAAGAAGAATTTTAAGAAGAGCTTTGAGATTTGCTTATAAAAATGGAATAAGGGAAAGTTTTATGTATGAACTTGTTCCTTACTTTTCAGAAGTTTATGGTGAAAGATATAATGAATTAAAAGAAAAAAGAGAAGAAATAAGTGTAATAATAAAATCTGAGGAAGAAAGATTTTTAAATACAATTTTTAAGAATATTGTTTATTTAGAAAAAGAAATTGAAAAAGCCTTTAAGGAGGATAAAGTATTAAAGGGGGATGTGCTTTTTAAACTTTACGATACTTATGGAATACCGATAGATTTTATAGAAGAAGTAGCAAAGGAAAGGAAATTAAAACTGGATTTAGATGGCTTTAAAGAAGAGCTGGAAAAGGCAAGAGAAAGGGCAAAAGAGAAGGAAAAATTTAAAGAAATCAGGATAGATTATAAAGTTTTAAAGGAGGGCAAATCAGAATTTACAGGATATCATGAATTAATGACAGAGACTGAAATATTAAAGTATGGTTTTTTAAATGATAAAATATATATTGTTCTTGAAAAAACACCCTTCTATGCTGAAGCAGGTGGTCAGGTTGGTGATAGGGGAAAAATTAAGGGGAATGATTTTGAAATAAATGTTTTAGACACTCAATATTTAAATGAAGAAATTGTCCATATAGGTATTTTAAAAGGTGAGATAAAAGATAGAAGAGTAATAGCAGAAGTGGATATTAAAAGAAGAAAAGGTGCGCAGAGAGCTCATACAGCAACTCATATTCTTCATTCAACATTAAGAAGAATCCTTGGAGACTTTGTAAAACAGGAAGGTTCTTTGGTTGAAGATGATAGATTAAGGTTTGATTTTACCTATCCAAAGGCACTTGATCCACTTCTTGTAAAAGAAATTGAAGATAGAGTGAATAATATTATTATGGAAAATAAGTCTGTAAAATGGGAATTTAAAAAATTCGAGGAAGCAATAAAAGAGGCTATTGCTCTTTTTAAAGAAAAGTATGGAGATATTGTAAGAATTGTTGAAATTGAAGACTATTCAAAAGAACTTTGTGGCGGAACTCATGTGAAAAAAACAGGTGATATAGGAGTTTTTAAAATAATAAAGGAGGAGGCTATAAGTGCAGGAATAAGAAGAATTGAAGCTTTAACAGGTTTTAAAGCCCTTGAATATACAAGAAAAAAAGAGGAGCTTATAAATAAAATTTCTGAAATTCTTTTAGCAGATGAGGAAAACCTTTTAAGGAGAATTGAAAAATTAAGAGAGGAAATAAGGGAAAAAGAAAGGGAAAGGGAAAAATTAATAAATAAAATATCCTTATCTATATTTGATAAAATCAATATAAGAGAAAAAAATGGAAAAAAATATGTAATAGAACACTTTGAAGACCTTGAACCTGATGTTATAAGAAAAATTTCTGATATATTAATGGAAAAAAATAAAGATCTTTCACTTATTTTTCTTGTTTCCTCAGGTGAAAAAGTATTTTTCTTTTCAAGAACAGGTAAAGATTCTGGTCTTGATGCAAGAATTTTTGTAAAAAAATTTGGTGAAATTGTAAAAGGAGGTGGTGGTGGAAATAAGGAAAAAGCTGAAGGAGGTGGTAAGGATAAATCAAAGATAAAGGAAGGTCTTATTTTGATAGAAGAGATGATATGA